In the Sorghum bicolor cultivar BTx623 chromosome 4, Sorghum_bicolor_NCBIv3, whole genome shotgun sequence genome, TTGGTTGGCTTTTGGTTTTTTAAAGCAAAAACAGCTCTTAGAAACCCGACCAAAGATACCCTAAAGTTGAGGTTTGAGATCTTCTGACTTAATCTGACAGTTCTAGTTGACTGGTTTAAAGATAATGATTATATGTCCACTCGAGATGAATTTACTTTACTCCTTTATATAAAATATTGTTCGAGTAGATGAGTTTACTTTACTGCTTTATATAATGTATAACTATTATCTTAGATACGGTAACAAGGTCAAACAACTAGTAGAATAACATTCAAAAAATTAAGATTGATTTGATGACAACCAAACTTTATCTTCCCTATGAACTCATTTCTCTCATTCTTATAGCTTCCTCTTAACCTATCTCTAACAAGAGACCCATTAGGAGATTCAAACACAAAATgggtccaacacaatacctatagcctccaatagAATACCTATACGGAAGACCCATTTTGAAtaccaggagaggcataactcaGATATGAGTATCCTCTCTCTTCGAGACCCATTTGTAGGAAGAATTCTCTTTTGGATCTTGTTATTGGAGAAGACAAAAAATGGGTATAGAACCTTTTgcttgtagcgctacccaaactttaaatgggtcttgtattttgggtaagGTTTGTTGGAGACAATCTTATAGATGCAAATAAAGTCAAATTCTAGGAATTTCAAATAGCCATCGACAACGCAACCAGCAACCACTACCTGAGCGCCTATAAGATTGGTTATTAGACCAATAATAGTAAGGTTTCATCAGGTTAATACTCCCTCCAAATTTTGTCACACAGTAAGTGTACATGTAGGTATGAGACCACCTAGTTTTAGAAGGCTTTTgtacattcttttttttttcaaggtGCAATTACATGCTCCAACTTCTTTTGATAAAAGAGTATAAATGTAATTTCTTTAGTATCGTTCTTCTCAAACAATCATGCAAGAACACACGAGTTCCATATAGGTGAAACActcttttttgtttgtttgtcttaTGATGACTTCATGAATCTTAAGATCTGTTGGCTTAGTGACTTAGAGGTGCTCATAAGGACGTCCCCAATAGGGAGCAAATCGCTAGCTTAAATCAAATTCTATTGGCTGAAAACCAAACTGAGCACCCTGCTAGCGATTTAGGAATAACTTATCTCGCACGTCCTTCCAAAAATTCTTTCTCACTTACGCTCCGGCGCTCCGCATGTTGCTAtcctttttaaattattttcgGAGGTTACATCACTATCGTATTGAGGACACCCTAAAGATAAAGTTTGTGTATGTATGTTTATAGAGATAAGTGTATGTGCAATGTTGTGGGTGGGCGTCTAGATAAAATGTACAATAAAATATCTACATAACAAAGGATTGAGAACAATTCTTATTGCATTCTACATTCTTGCAAACAATAGTATGAAACTTATCTCTTAGGACTTGTTTGGCAGTTTTGTCATTTGTGTGCGTGTGTACGCGCGCACGCGCACCATATGAGCCTTTTGCAAACGGTTATCTTAAACTTGTGGGCACTGTATAGGATTTAGCGAAAGCATTTTTTCAGGAAAAGCTTGGGGAGATAGTTTACCAAAATAGCTTTAAAGATGCTCACGGAGCTGTGCCAAAAAAAAAGATTGATTGGTGATGTCGAGCTATGCCAAGCAGGAACTAAGTATAACCTTAAAAATTTAAATTATACACAGCGAAATTAGAACTCCACAACCATTTTATTCGTATTCATCTATGGTTTACCAAGGATGCTATAGGtgccatgagcacttgtttagGGATTTCATCAAACAGGTACACTACCTTGTTCCTGGTACCTAGACGTTGAGCTTAAAAATATCATGAGGATTTATTTTGGGATATTTGATGACCTTAATAAATTAGAGATGTTTTACTGTGCTTGGGAGGAACCGGTAGTTCCTCTTACGAATTTTGTTTCCAGCCGTCTAATGTAAAAGTCAttaattaaatataattaaggatAGTTTAGTCATTTCATGTATTCGCGCCGGAGATAGTTTGccggctcgccgccgccgccactagCTTGCACGAGGCGCACTGGTGCCGGGCTGCCGGCGTATGTCTTGTCCAGGCTCACCATCGCTCGCCTGCGAGGTCTCGTATGTTTGGAGCCTGCTTGGGATCGACGACATCGGCATCGCACTGGCCGGTAGTGAGACGCGGCGCGGCACTGCTGTGCCCCTGGGGTGACGGCGATGGAGGGCAGCTATACCCTGTCGGCCGGCGGCGCGCAGCCGACGTCGTCGTCTATCTCTAGACGTCTTCGCTAGTGAGGATGGCCCTACCGCTCCATGGCACCATGCATGGATGAGCGGTGCGAGAACCTGTACCCATTCAACATTATCCAACGGAGATAGATAATCTGCGGGTAGGGTTCTACCGATCAAAATACCATTCTACCCTTTGGATAAATACAGAAATCAGTTTTGGGCCCATAAAATTTAAGTTCTGGTCCACAATTTAAGTTTCTCTCATTAgactcttttatatttttaaccgttagatctagatgaactaaagGCTCTCATTATTCTCAAGCATCGTAAAATTTCTCAATAAATTATGCACAAAGAAATTAGAACTCCACAATCATTTTATTCATATTAGTCTACGGTTTACCAAGGATGCTCTACGTAACATGGGCACTTATTTAGGCAATTCATCATCAAAACGGGTACACCAGTCTAGCCTAAAAATATCTTGAACACTTGTTTAGCAATTCATCAAACGGCTGTACTACGTAGCAGGGAAGCCAATACCATTTGAGATTGAGCCCAGCGTAAAAATGTCGCAAGGGTTATACAAAGACGTTCTGACGCACACGTGAGCCAAATGAAACATTCATAAGAAATCCAATGATAATAAAAATGCTATCATAACCAAGCATTGCACAAGGTAAAGAGAAACAAACAATTAACCGCAGCAACTTACTCATCCGATACTTAATCGAAGGCAAAGTATGTAAGGAAAATTGCCCGACAGACAAAGCAAGGGCAGACTCGACACACCCTATGACCATAATGTTTTTGGGGACTGATGCCACCACCTAGTAGGATAGTTACGAGTGTTTGGAGATCAAAGTCTCCGCCCAAAACGAATGTTGGAAGAATCCTCCCTCTACATGAATTATTAATTTCTTCGATATGAAAGGCAAAAACTTCACCAGATCCTGATTGGGCAGGACCGGGAACAAACTGCTCTTGTTCGTCATCATTTTTCTCCATTTAAGCACCGCCAGAGCCGTACTTCTTCCCGAAGAAGAGGATCTGGAGCTGGTCATAGCCAGAAAGCACACCAGCACCAGCAATGGCACGAAGAATGTTAGCACCAGCACCCTTGAACAGGGACTTGGGGCCTTCCTTCTTAAGGATCTGCTGGAACGCATCCAAGGAGCTCTTGTACTTGACAGCCTCACCAgaagtcatcatcatccttctgcGGACAGTATCAATGGGGTAAGATGCAAGACCAGCACCGTTGGTGATCAGCCAACCCAGAGCGAAACTTGCGaagaaattgtcctgcaaaAGAGAAACACATTTTATAGCACACACCACAAGCAAAAGCCAAAAGAGAAACATCTTATAGCACACACCACAAGCAAAAGCACACTATATTGAAGGGACAAATTAGACAAACCTGAAGGTTGCCGGTGAGGACAACTGGCTTGATAGAATCATAGAGCCCGAAGTACAAACCACGGTAAACGATGATTCCAACACAAGAGATGTTAAATCCACGGTAAAGCCCAGCGATACCATCAGATTTGAGTGTCTTGCGGTAGACATCCACAAGACCATTGAAttgcctatcacctcctccctTGGCAGCCTTGGCGTCATTGGCCAACCTTGTCCTGGCATAGTCCAGGGAGTACACAAAAAACAAAGAGGAAGCACCAGCAGCTCCACCAGAGGCCAGGTTGCCAGCAAACCACTTCCAGTAACCATCCTTGTCCTTCTTGAAGTTGAACAACCTCTTGAAGTAGTCCTTAAATGCAAAGTTCAAAGCCTAGACAAAGATACAAAGACAGTTAATAATATATAAGTTAGATCATAACTTGATCACACAGCAAGGCCATTAGGAAAACAATCAGTTGCATTCAATCATTTAGGAACAGAAAGATCTTGTAGTTTCAACATATTTAGAATAGTTTCTGAGTAAAAAGACAAAATGGAAGATGTGGGCTACCTGAGTAGGGAAGTAACGAATAACATTTGCAGTGTTACCCCTCCACAAGGAAGAGAAACCCTCATCCTTGATGGTACGTTTGAAGCAGTCACCAATACCCTTGTATGGCTCTGACAGCCTACCAGACTTGATCATCTCATCCTGGTTCTGAATAAGCAGCTTCACACGCTCAATGGGAGCAGCAGCAGTCTTCGAAACAGCAGCTGAAACACCGCCCATCATGAAATCAATCATGAAGTTTTTGCCTCCCTTCTCAGCTGGAGCATTGGCAAAAAGCGGGGTACGCATCACTGGGACATTGATGCCACCAGTAACAGACATTGAAGGGCTGAAAAGGCTCTGTGTCATGTAGTTCCTTGTGGCAAAACTCCTTTCATACGAAGAGACAGAAGGGCAGATGTTACGGGCCCGAACACCTTCAGAGAAGCTGGAGCTCAGGTGGAACTGGCCACCAAGCTTATGAAGGACAGTGGGTTGGTTAGCCTGGTCCGCCATTACCACCTCAAAACTATTGGCTGCAACATAATATCGATACACAAAACTTAGTATAGTGCATAAAGAGAAACAGAATAAGATCTCCACATCTGTGTAAAAAAAGTATGTTGTATATAGTAATAAAGCTACAGAAACAAACAAACATTATTTTCTGAGCTTCAACATGGACTAACCACAAATCAACGCTAGACACAGTTAATTGAggtagagagcctccatataaACATTAACAGATAAAACTATCAAAcagaaataaataattaatgCAATTATACATAGACATTTATACTTTTTCATGTTCCATAACTCTAGTCTTGACAACTATCACCAGAATATAACAGATGCATAAAACTGAATCAACAAAATTTACAATCCGACAGCACAATGTAGTATGCTCAAACAGTTAAGGAATTTTAATATTCACAGGTTGTGCAACAAATGAAAATTACCATGATCACCAAATTCAATTACACAAAACCATTGAAGAACATCATAGCATGTCGAAACTATTAGGTGTGCACTCTAATACTACTTGCATGGACCCAAAAAAATAAACCCTGAAACAATTACAGTTGTTTCAAGTACTAATAAGACCATCTTTGACATGTGTTACCAAGAGAATATGCTTAATTTTTGCCACTTAAACCTACTATCAAATCACGACAGATTACCCAAACATCAACTGTGCACAAAAAAGTCATGAATTATGGCAGCGTGTACGTAGTAGAGTGAAAGCAGATCTAGGGGTATGGATCATGCAAATCAAGATCTTCACATGATATATGTGCTTAAATAATAAAGTCTAAAAGAATTCAACATTTCATCCAAAATCTTTGGGACGGGCGCCTACCGTCAGATCGACATCCACGGCTCAGAGCACAGACAGATCTAACGCGGCACCGTCACTATCACGAAACAGTGGTCAAAATACGACATATTTTTCCTCTCCCTGTCCCACTTACCCGATTGACCAACCAATAACCTCGCGATCTAAAATGATTCCACAAGGATCTAAAGATTCCAAGGCTCCAAGCCAATCGGAGCATAAAATCCACTGCGATGAACACATCTACGGAGAAACGGCGTAGATCTCAAGTATACATAAACCCGACCACTAGGAGAGTCCCAGCAGTCCTTACCCGACGCAGGAAGCACCGATCTGAATGAATCCCAAAAGGCCGAGGCTACCACACGAACGATCCAAGCCTAGAAACCGGAAATAATGGATCTATACGCGACGAACACAGACGAGCAGAGCAGATCTATATATAACAGCACACAAGGCGGACCGATCGCCACAAATaggaacgagagcacgatcctAAATCGGGAACAGAGGACGGGAGAGAAGCCTGGTGGGACGCGAGACTCACCCTTGGGCACCGGAGGCGGAGAGGGAGGCAGGACTGGGCGGCGGCTCCGAACTTTCAGAGGCGCGTCGAGGTGAGAGGGGGGCGATGCCTTCCTGGGGAATGCCTTTTTATCTCCGCTGCGCCGCCACCGCGCGTGCCACCAGCCTAGTGGGGGTCCTCGCGCGCGGGCTGGCCGTCCGATCGGGCGGGGCCGGTGGATCCGCGTCTTCCCCGCGCGGTGGGCCACATGGGGGTGGTTCCATGCTGGGTATTTTGATTCGTCGGATACGTGGATCCGGTGCGGGGTGACGAACACCGAACGGCGGGTTCGGCTAGTGGAGGATGGTGCGGTGCGGATGTGGTTGGTGGGGAATGGGGGAGCGCGTGTAGAGTGTGGCACGGCGGATCCAGGGCGTTAGGGTTTGTTTGCGCTGGAACGGACGGTGGATGTGCACCGCCATGTGGGGTTGGTCGGTCAGATGGGGTCTCCAGGTCCAGGTCCAGCGATAGCGGAAGAAGGTTGGGGGAAGGCGGAGTGTGAAAGGGCAGCACGGAACATGGGCTCGGGTGTGCGAAACGTGCAAGTTGGCTGTGGCCTTTTGACGTTGATGATGGGATGGATGGTCAGTATTTCTCCTCGCGAAactataacacttttgtttttttttataaatattattcaattataaagtaactagatttaaaaaatttatctcaacagtcaaactgtataatttgtttttattttcatctatatttaatattcaatATATGTGCCACAACATTTGATGTGacgtggaatcttgaaaagttttttatttttagggtaaactaaacaaggtctaaggaCTCTTCTAACTGAGGCCTTCCCCACCTGAAAAAATTTCATCTATCCCAtcaaatatttggacacatacataaaacattcaatatacataaaaaaataaactaattacacagtctggttgaaaatcgcgagacgaatcttttaagcctagttagttcataattagccttaagtgctacagtaacccacatgtgctaatgacagattaattatgcttaatagatttgtcttgccgtTTCCAAACgagctatataatttgtttttttattagtttctaaaaactcctccTGACATCCTtttgacacatccgatgtgacactcaaaaaattttcatcttcaaTCTAAACAGAGTCTGATAGGAAACATCGAATTCGAGTGGTCCATAACTGAATTTTCTTGGGTCAACGGGAAGGCAATGTACTGCAATGAGGTGCGGCCCTCTACGTATATTGTGACAAAAAAAATTGAGATGGCGTAGGTACGAAGCCGAATCTCTttactaaataaataaacaaataagGAAGACGAGATAAtcaaacaaagattaaaggaagaTGGGACAACCAAGGGCATGCTTATGTATAGTTTTTGTGAGCAGAGGCATCTAACCTTTTATAAGCTCAGTGGTTTGATAGTATAAGCTAGACTATAAGCTCCGTTGTTTAAATCAGCCAGAGCCTTTTTTTAGCATCTTTATATGTACATAATCTCTTATGGATCCAAATAGAATCTAGCTACATGGTTTTGGGGATTTTGATGATTGATGAGCATAAGTAATTATTACTAATGTGTGTTTTGCAGCAACTATATTTGCATGAATTAGTCACTTGCGGATAAGGATGATATTAGGTTTAACTGTACTCGATGGACACATGTATCCTAGTGACAGAGGATGAAAAAAATTAGGTATGACAACGAAAATCAACCAACCAAAAAAcaatttataacaaaaaatggaACAGATAACAATGAAAAAACGTTCCAAGTTTTACTTATTGTGCTGCTATGGTCTCTGTTGAACTCTACAGCTCATGAACTACTAAATTATCACACATGTGTCTATGTTAATTGGTGATTCCCTAACTGGCTAACTGTTGTGCATCTATGTTGTGCTAAACAAGATTAAGATGGAGAGTGTGAAGGGTTGGAGCAGCTAAGCAACATGCGCTAGGGTCTAGGACTAGCAGAGTAGCAATTCGCCTGGCGATCCTGGTTTAGGTGGCGTTAGGAACTCAATCGTCGATGTTGTTGCATGCTTGCGTTAGGAAAATGAACGGATGAACTATGGGCGTCGGCATGGAGTAGTCCATTGAAGCAAATAGGTAGTACGTCCATATATGTGGTGTCAATCCAAACCATAACCCACAAAGCACAAGACACAAAGACCTGAAGTCCAAAGGCCCAAATAATGGTTTATCTCTGTCTTAGTTTTCTTCCTCGTGAAACTCATGTTGCGTTTGTCCTTAGGCGAATCAGCGCTAACAACCTTGTTGTTTTGCACCCATGTCTGTTGAGGGTGATTTAGGGTTAGAATCCACGGTAGAAAGGTATGGCGAGTGCTCTACCTTGCCTTTTGCCTCTGCCTCTATCTACATCCAACACATTTTTTGCACCCACAAAAAGGaacctatatctatatctataataCCCAAGCAGATAGCGGTGCCATGGGTTGTATGTACCCACAAAATATGTATACTTGGCTATATGAGCAACTTACAAATCTAAAAATATATGTAATAAATGTAAAAAAAATTGGCACGCATGTAGCTCCTTTTTACCTGGTGTTAAGTCAAGGGATGATGAAACAACAATTGCACACTGGATATACACAACCCCAtgagtttatttatttatgatgtATAACCATGCCCATGCCTACAAACCTGGTAGGTAAGCATTTTTCCCCTATATAGCATACCCATGCACAGGGACGAAGCCAGGATGAAATTTAGGGGGGGCTAAACAAAAGTTCTACATCGACTTAGCTCTACTATTACCCCTCGTAATAGAAAAAATGTTAGCTTGAAGTAGTTTTATATTAAAAACATAGATCAATGatgaaattcacaaaatatatctaaaaataaaGTTGTCAGCCCACCCTACCTTATAAATTTGTGTCCAAAATAAGAAGAACGCTAAGGATTCCACTGCACTAGCAGCGGTAGGGGGGTTGgagcccccctagccccacCGCTGGCTTCGTCGATGCCCATGCATAAGAAAATTAACACACACATACCCTAATAATACAAGGGGCAAAAACCTATCTATTTCGGGTTGAGGGTACTCATTGTCATCCGTACTCGTCAGCTACATATTTTTTAGCCCTAAAGATGTTTTGGAAGGATAGGAAGTATGGAGCAAAGGATATTTACGAAAACTGAGGACTATGTATGACAAAGGGCAACCTTGGTGCTCGAAGGCACTTGACGAAAAGTGCGTAAGAcattatttttttccttttgccaACGTATAAAAGGGTCCAAGACATATAACTTGATGGGAAGTTTGAGTTGAGACcaatttgtttcacaagtgcTACATCAACACCAAGTCAGAGCTTAAGAAGGCCATTTAGATGACCCTATCCCACTAAACACGACATGGGTGCGGCCATCCACCACCGGCTAGTCCACAATCTACTATATGAGACCATGATTGCGATGGGATGACAATAGTAACAAGGAGTCTAGGACTAGCCGTGATGACGCTAGTCAGAAGGGCCCCTTCg is a window encoding:
- the LOC110434362 gene encoding ADP,ATP carrier protein 2, mitochondrial; translated protein: MADQANQPTVLHKLGGQFHLSSSFSEGVRARNICPSVSSYERSFATRNYMTQSLFSPSMSVTGGINVPVMRTPLFANAPAEKGGKNFMIDFMMGGVSAAVSKTAAAPIERVKLLIQNQDEMIKSGRLSEPYKGIGDCFKRTIKDEGFSSLWRGNTANVIRYFPTQALNFAFKDYFKRLFNFKKDKDGYWKWFAGNLASGGAAGASSLFFVYSLDYARTRLANDAKAAKGGGDRQFNGLVDVYRKTLKSDGIAGLYRGFNISCVGIIVYRGLYFGLYDSIKPVVLTGNLQDNFFASFALGWLITNGAGLASYPIDTVRRRMMMTSGEAVKYKSSLDAFQQILKKEGPKSLFKGAGANILRAIAGAGVLSGYDQLQILFFGKKYGSGGA